Proteins co-encoded in one Methylobacterium sp. WL1 genomic window:
- the terL gene encoding phage terminase large subunit gives MSQAQRLYRHALRTDFMVFYERCFATLEPGTPFVDNWHLHAVAEALRRIEAGESRRLIVNVPPRSGKSLLVTVAFTAWLLGRNPRLRIICTSYSADLAQTHAAAFRAIVARPWYRAAFPTFFIQPGGDRKLETITTERGYRFAVSISGPVLGRGADLIIGDDAMSPEAVFSEAVRRREMNLWNTAHRTRLNDKRRGAIVLVSQRLHEDDLIGQVQHTGEWDQLILPAIASEPACHRIGTGAHDVYDRAAGEVLDAAREPRSVLDEVRAAVGSMTFAAMYLQNPVPPGGNVIQRAWLRYFDEEPEPDAFAYLLASWDTASTLEETSSHSVGQLWGWDGERYYLLEQLRGRWEVPELRRKIMEAERAWQPNATLIEDTELGRSLQQDLRQRDGMRLQLRRPRYDKRARLLAQSARFEAGEVWLPKREPWTDVYVAELLAFPFGRGDDQVDATSQALDFLVSQTARLGPMRRRNPKRRTIERRGVEDDESGLGDRDASRTYDGPPGLG, from the coding sequence ATGAGCCAAGCCCAGCGCCTGTACCGTCACGCCCTGCGTACCGACTTCATGGTGTTCTATGAGCGCTGCTTCGCCACGCTCGAGCCCGGCACGCCGTTCGTCGACAACTGGCACTTGCACGCCGTCGCGGAGGCGCTACGGCGCATCGAGGCGGGCGAGAGCCGCCGACTGATCGTCAACGTACCCCCGCGCTCGGGCAAGTCGCTACTGGTGACGGTCGCCTTCACCGCCTGGCTGCTCGGCCGCAACCCCCGTCTGCGCATCATCTGCACCTCGTACTCGGCCGACCTCGCCCAGACGCATGCCGCCGCCTTCCGCGCGATCGTTGCCAGGCCGTGGTACCGCGCTGCCTTCCCAACCTTCTTCATCCAGCCCGGCGGCGACCGCAAGCTTGAGACGATTACCACTGAGCGCGGCTACCGCTTCGCTGTGTCGATCTCCGGACCTGTGCTCGGGCGCGGCGCCGACCTGATCATCGGCGACGACGCTATGAGCCCGGAGGCGGTGTTCTCCGAGGCGGTGCGGCGGCGGGAGATGAATTTATGGAACACCGCCCACCGCACCCGGCTGAACGACAAGCGCCGCGGCGCGATCGTGCTGGTTTCGCAACGCCTGCACGAAGACGACCTCATCGGACAGGTGCAACACACCGGGGAATGGGACCAGCTGATCCTGCCCGCGATCGCGTCCGAGCCGGCGTGTCATCGGATCGGGACAGGCGCGCATGACGTCTACGACCGCGCGGCCGGCGAGGTGCTCGACGCCGCGCGTGAGCCGCGGTCGGTGCTCGACGAAGTGCGCGCCGCGGTCGGGTCGATGACGTTTGCGGCGATGTACCTGCAAAACCCGGTGCCGCCGGGCGGCAACGTGATCCAGCGCGCGTGGTTGCGCTACTTCGACGAGGAGCCCGAACCGGATGCATTTGCCTACTTGTTGGCGAGCTGGGACACGGCCTCGACGTTGGAGGAGACCAGCAGCCACTCGGTCGGGCAGCTGTGGGGGTGGGACGGGGAGCGATACTACCTGCTCGAGCAGCTGCGGGGTCGCTGGGAAGTACCGGAGCTGCGCCGCAAGATCATGGAGGCGGAGCGAGCTTGGCAGCCGAACGCGACGCTGATTGAGGACACCGAACTCGGGCGCAGCCTGCAGCAGGATTTGCGGCAGAGGGACGGCATGCGGCTGCAGCTGCGGCGCCCGCGCTACGACAAGCGCGCGCGGCTGCTGGCGCAGAGCGCGCGGTTCGAGGCGGGAGAGGTGTGGCTCCCGAAGCGCGAGCCGTGGACGGACGTCTACGTCGCCGAATTGCTAGCGTTCCCATTCGGGCGCGGCGACGACCAGGTCGACGCGACCTCGCAGGCGCTGGATTTTCTGGTGTCGCAGACCGCGCGTCTGGGGCCGATGCGCCGGCGCAACCCGAAACGACGCACGATCGAACGCCGCGGCGTCGAGGACGATGAATCTGGCCTCGGCGATCGAGACGCGTCGAGGACGTACGACGGACCGCCGGGCTTAGGGTGA
- a CDS encoding DUF5681 domain-containing protein: MARDRERGAKPADTAPIGYGRPPEAHRFKPGGVGNPWGRKGKPKPTIDFFDEIVTVPVGGKPRRMTRDETIDLALYRELMGGNVSASKEMGRRRKERQANRTATSEDDALSPEDQAAFDRMIERRARGLRSLAGEAEDRCEAAATDEGARLGGDDEEGAT; encoded by the coding sequence ATGGCTAGGGATCGCGAGCGCGGTGCGAAGCCCGCAGACACTGCACCGATCGGTTACGGACGCCCGCCTGAGGCGCACCGCTTCAAGCCGGGCGGTGTTGGCAACCCGTGGGGCCGTAAGGGCAAACCGAAGCCGACGATCGACTTCTTCGACGAGATCGTCACCGTGCCGGTCGGCGGCAAGCCGCGTCGGATGACGCGCGACGAGACCATCGACCTGGCGCTGTACCGGGAGTTGATGGGCGGCAACGTCTCGGCGAGCAAGGAGATGGGCAGGCGCAGGAAGGAGCGACAGGCGAACCGGACGGCGACCTCTGAGGACGACGCGCTCAGCCCGGAGGATCAGGCAGCGTTCGACCGCATGATCGAGCGGCGCGCGCGAGGGCTGCGATCGTTGGCCGGTGAAGCGGAGGATAGGTGTGAGGCCGCAGCCACGGATGAGGGCGCACGTCTGGGCGGGGATGACGAGGAGGGTGCGACATGA
- a CDS encoding DNA modification methylase: protein MSSATPTEPHGLALPAAQPQTRVRRRPPASQQDGQARTSLAIAYRPPGELTVSRIKLRKYDPRHREHLLASVRRWGIVIPILVDAGNRIIAGHEVVAVARDLGLVTIPTIELAHLSDEQARTLRIALNKIGELSKWDPKALKDELGFLVDFDRDLVTFTAFSSAELDAIFRAPDENSDDDLPPLLREAVSQLGDIWLFAGGHRLGCLDVLSDVSLPALMAGELAGLVACDPPYNVAIAGHVTGRSDAREFAMASGEMSPEAFTAFLRAAFERLAAHARDGSLSLQFMDWRHMREMLDAGHAVYSQLINVAVWAKSNPGMGSLWRSGHELCFCWKNGTGEVLNNVELGRNGRNRSNLWAYPRERGFVDGRRGRDSLEHVTPKNVAMIQDAILDVSRRGEIVLDAFAGSGTTLVAAHRARRRGYGTEIDPLYADLAVRRMEICTGAPARHAVTGLTFAETAAERGVKLPSHAARA from the coding sequence GTGTCCTCAGCCACTCCTACCGAACCGCATGGCCTCGCACTTCCGGCTGCGCAGCCGCAGACCAGGGTTCGTCGGCGGCCGCCTGCATCTCAGCAAGACGGGCAGGCCCGGACCTCGCTCGCCATCGCCTATCGTCCACCGGGCGAACTCACCGTCTCGCGGATCAAGCTACGTAAGTACGATCCCCGCCACCGCGAGCACCTGCTCGCGAGCGTGAGGCGCTGGGGGATCGTCATCCCTATTCTGGTTGATGCAGGGAACCGGATCATCGCGGGGCATGAGGTCGTCGCGGTGGCGCGCGACCTCGGTCTCGTGACAATCCCGACCATCGAACTGGCCCACCTGAGCGACGAGCAAGCCCGTACCTTGCGCATCGCTCTCAACAAGATCGGCGAGCTCTCCAAGTGGGACCCGAAAGCGCTCAAGGATGAGCTCGGCTTCCTCGTCGATTTCGACCGCGATCTCGTCACCTTCACGGCGTTCTCCTCGGCCGAACTCGACGCGATCTTTAGAGCGCCCGACGAAAACAGCGACGACGATCTGCCGCCGCTGCTGAGGGAGGCGGTCTCACAACTTGGAGATATCTGGCTGTTCGCGGGTGGGCATCGGCTCGGTTGCCTGGACGTTCTGAGCGACGTGAGCCTACCGGCGCTCATGGCCGGCGAGCTGGCGGGTCTCGTCGCGTGCGACCCACCCTACAACGTCGCGATCGCCGGACACGTTACCGGCCGATCCGATGCGCGGGAGTTCGCGATGGCTTCCGGCGAGATGAGCCCGGAGGCGTTCACAGCCTTCCTACGTGCCGCGTTCGAGCGGCTCGCGGCGCACGCCAGAGATGGATCGCTCTCGCTCCAGTTCATGGATTGGCGGCACATGCGCGAAATGCTGGACGCCGGTCACGCCGTCTACAGCCAGCTCATCAATGTCGCGGTGTGGGCCAAGTCCAACCCCGGCATGGGGTCATTGTGGCGTAGTGGCCACGAGCTGTGTTTCTGCTGGAAGAACGGCACCGGAGAGGTTCTGAACAACGTCGAGCTCGGCCGCAACGGCCGAAACCGCTCGAATCTGTGGGCCTATCCGCGCGAGAGAGGTTTCGTCGACGGACGGCGCGGCCGAGATAGTCTTGAACACGTCACACCGAAGAACGTCGCGATGATCCAGGACGCGATCCTCGACGTCTCCCGGCGCGGCGAGATCGTGCTCGACGCCTTCGCGGGCAGCGGCACCACTCTGGTGGCGGCCCATCGCGCGCGGCGGCGCGGCTACGGCACAGAAATCGATCCGTTATACGCCGATCTCGCCGTGCGCCGGATGGAGATCTGCACGGGGGCGCCGGCGCGCCACGCCGTGACCGGCTTGACCTTCGCTGAGACGGCCGCGGAGCGGGGCGTCAAGCTGCCGTCGCACGCCGCGCGCGCGTGA
- a CDS encoding glutathione S-transferase N-terminal domain-containing protein, whose protein sequence is MIELYAWNTPNGRKISVALEEMSLPYRVRTVDITQGEQFDPAFLAISPNNRIPAIVDPDGPGGSISVFESGAILLYLAEKSGRCLPADPRRRMAVLEWLMWQMGGFGPMPGQVHHFLGVAEKDRAYGLERYLKETHRLYGVLDRRLAAAEFVAGALSIADFAILGWAWRHERHQVDLSDYPQVKRWYDTMMARPAVRRGFDVALS, encoded by the coding sequence ATGATCGAGCTGTATGCCTGGAACACGCCCAACGGACGCAAGATCAGCGTCGCCCTGGAGGAGATGAGCCTGCCCTATCGGGTCCGGACCGTCGACATCACGCAGGGCGAGCAGTTCGATCCGGCCTTCCTGGCGATCAGCCCGAACAACCGGATCCCCGCGATCGTCGATCCGGACGGGCCCGGCGGTTCGATCTCGGTGTTCGAATCGGGCGCGATCCTGCTCTACCTCGCCGAGAAGTCGGGCCGGTGTCTGCCGGCCGATCCGCGCCGGCGCATGGCCGTGCTGGAATGGCTGATGTGGCAGATGGGCGGGTTCGGACCGATGCCGGGGCAGGTCCACCATTTCCTCGGCGTCGCGGAAAAGGACCGGGCCTACGGGTTGGAGCGCTACCTGAAGGAGACTCACCGGCTCTACGGGGTGCTGGACCGGCGCCTCGCGGCGGCGGAGTTCGTCGCCGGCGCGCTGTCGATCGCGGATTTCGCCATTCTTGGCTGGGCGTGGCGGCACGAGCGCCATCAGGTCGACCTCTCCGACTACCCGCAGGTGAAGCGCTGGTACGATACGATGATGGCCCGGCCGGCGGTGCGGCGCGGCTTCGACGTCGCCTTGAGCTGA
- a CDS encoding amino acid ABC transporter ATP-binding protein, whose protein sequence is MMQATVASSPSPAWTPDQPIVRVVDVHKSFGTFEVLKGISFDVRKGEVVCIIGPSGSGKSTLIRCINALVPVTAGSIQVEGIEVTDPRLDKLALRRKVGMVFQQYNLFPHKTALQNVMMAPIHVLGQERREVEARARALLAKVRLAGKEAAYPGELSGGQQQRVAIARSLAMRPDVMLFDEVTAALDPETVKEVLVTIRELAEEGMTCMLVTHEMNFARDVADHIYFTDRGVIVEHGPPATFFASAQDARTRRFLSQVL, encoded by the coding sequence ATGATGCAAGCGACCGTCGCCAGCAGCCCGTCCCCGGCCTGGACACCCGACCAGCCGATCGTCCGCGTCGTCGACGTGCACAAGTCCTTCGGGACCTTCGAGGTCCTGAAGGGGATCAGCTTCGACGTGCGCAAGGGCGAGGTGGTCTGCATCATCGGGCCCTCGGGCTCGGGCAAGTCGACGCTGATCCGCTGCATCAACGCGCTGGTGCCGGTCACCGCGGGCTCGATCCAGGTCGAGGGGATCGAGGTCACCGATCCGCGGCTCGACAAGCTGGCCTTGCGCCGCAAGGTCGGGATGGTGTTCCAGCAGTACAACCTGTTCCCGCACAAGACCGCGCTGCAGAACGTGATGATGGCGCCGATCCACGTCCTCGGGCAGGAAAGGCGCGAGGTCGAGGCCCGGGCCCGCGCCCTGCTCGCCAAGGTCCGGCTGGCCGGCAAGGAGGCGGCGTATCCGGGCGAGCTCTCCGGCGGTCAGCAGCAGCGCGTGGCCATCGCCCGCTCGCTGGCGATGCGGCCCGACGTGATGCTGTTCGACGAGGTCACGGCCGCCCTGGACCCCGAGACGGTCAAGGAGGTGCTGGTCACGATCCGCGAGCTGGCCGAGGAGGGCATGACCTGCATGCTGGTCACGCACGAGATGAACTTCGCCCGGGACGTCGCCGACCACATCTACTTCACCGACCGCGGCGTCATCGTCGAGCACGGGCCGCCGGCGACCTTCTTCGCCTCCGCGCAGGACGCGCGCACCCGCCGGTTCCTCTCGCAGGTGCTCTGA
- a CDS encoding ABC transporter permease subunit (The N-terminal region of this protein, as described by TIGR01726, is a three transmembrane segment that identifies a subfamily of ABC transporter permease subunits, which specificities that include histidine, arginine, glutamine, glutamate, L-cystine (sic), the opines (in Agrobacterium) octopine and nopaline, etc.) has product MSAPDRTGRRDDGRPAGRPTDLPVLLPFAPARGRPAARLRPIHGWLLCGLAIVALPAWAQGGAAALSPLEVVIKWAPLLLTGFAFNVAISLMAMAIGTAAGLGLGLAMLGEGRVLPRIAWSATQVFRNVPWLVLLFFVMFLVPFQVTVFGIRVPLPDWVKATFGFSLPVMANVAEIVRGAVRSVPNTQWEAAESLAFTRRQTLWRIILPQCAKRMLPPWMNVYALIAMATVQASIVGVTEMLTLTAQVHAAEGGRPELFAPLYGFALLCFFLYCYPIDRLTAHLERRFETR; this is encoded by the coding sequence ATGAGCGCTCCGGACCGGACCGGCCGGCGCGACGACGGCCGCCCGGCGGGTCGTCCGACGGACCTGCCGGTCCTGCTGCCGTTCGCGCCCGCCCGGGGCCGCCCGGCGGCGCGCCTGCGCCCCATCCACGGCTGGCTGCTGTGCGGCCTCGCCATCGTCGCCCTCCCGGCCTGGGCGCAGGGCGGGGCCGCCGCCCTGTCCCCGCTGGAGGTGGTGATCAAGTGGGCGCCGCTCCTGCTCACGGGCTTCGCCTTCAACGTCGCGATCTCGCTGATGGCGATGGCGATCGGCACGGCGGCGGGCCTCGGGCTCGGCCTGGCCATGCTGGGCGAGGGCCGGGTGCTGCCGCGCATCGCGTGGTCGGCCACGCAGGTGTTCCGCAACGTGCCCTGGCTGGTGCTGCTGTTCTTCGTGATGTTCCTGGTCCCGTTCCAGGTCACGGTGTTCGGGATCCGGGTGCCGCTGCCCGACTGGGTGAAGGCGACCTTCGGCTTCAGCCTGCCCGTGATGGCCAACGTCGCCGAGATCGTCCGCGGCGCGGTGCGCTCGGTGCCGAACACGCAGTGGGAGGCCGCCGAATCCCTGGCCTTCACCCGGCGGCAGACCCTGTGGCGGATCATCCTGCCGCAATGCGCGAAGCGCATGCTGCCGCCCTGGATGAACGTCTACGCGCTGATCGCGATGGCCACCGTGCAGGCGTCGATCGTCGGGGTCACCGAGATGCTGACGCTGACCGCGCAGGTGCACGCCGCCGAGGGCGGACGGCCCGAGCTGTTCGCCCCGCTCTACGGCTTCGCCCTGCTCTGCTTCTTCCTCTACTGCTACCCGATCGACCGGTTGACCGCCCACCTGGAACGCCGCTTCGAGACCCGTTGA
- a CDS encoding amino acid ABC transporter permease, with protein sequence MIEAIQAWFQGLYETTGFNFTVFYDPYDWNRYVAGLRMTLLLGISTILASLVIGAVGALLQSGPSRLLRGLVNGFVVVFRNTPPLVQIFFFYFGLGTLLPAVRSADGLRVPILDNVQWAIVSLSLFAGAFNVEIFRSGIEAVPKTTVEAAEALGYTRLKAYRHVVLPLALRVCLPALNNNLINLLKTTTLAYAIAVPETLYAVKQIWSESQNVLEMMLVLLATYAVLVGLLVWIMHRWERALRIPGYGR encoded by the coding sequence ATGATCGAGGCGATCCAGGCCTGGTTCCAGGGTCTCTACGAGACCACGGGCTTCAATTTTACGGTCTTCTACGACCCGTATGACTGGAACCGCTACGTCGCCGGGCTGCGGATGACGCTGCTGCTCGGGATCAGCACGATCCTGGCCAGCCTGGTGATCGGCGCGGTCGGGGCGCTGCTGCAGAGCGGGCCCTCGCGCCTGCTGCGGGGGCTGGTCAACGGCTTCGTCGTGGTGTTCCGCAACACGCCGCCGCTGGTGCAGATCTTCTTCTTCTACTTCGGCCTCGGCACGCTCCTGCCGGCCGTGCGCTCGGCGGACGGCCTGCGCGTTCCCATCCTCGACAACGTGCAATGGGCGATCGTCTCGCTCTCGCTGTTTGCCGGCGCGTTCAACGTCGAGATCTTCCGCTCCGGCATCGAGGCGGTGCCCAAGACCACCGTCGAGGCCGCCGAGGCGCTGGGCTACACCCGGTTGAAGGCCTATCGCCACGTCGTCCTGCCGCTCGCGCTCCGGGTCTGCCTGCCGGCGCTCAACAACAACCTGATCAACCTGCTCAAGACCACGACGCTCGCCTACGCCATCGCGGTCCCCGAGACGCTCTACGCGGTCAAGCAGATCTGGTCCGAGTCGCAGAACGTCCTGGAGATGATGCTGGTGCTGCTCGCGACCTACGCGGTCCTCGTCGGATTGCTCGTGTGGATCATGCACCGCTGGGAGCGCGCCCTGCGCATCCCCGGATACGGCCGATGA
- a CDS encoding transporter substrate-binding domain-containing protein, with the protein MRPMSRRLLTNAALAALAAIPALAWPGRASAADGVDAIKVRGTLIVGVKADYKPFGFRDPSGAIIGLEPDLAADLAKRLGVKLELVPVVSANRIEFLQQGKVDLLIATLSDKPERRRVVQAIDPQYYSDFVNVLLPKTAGITDWAQLKGKPLCATSGAWYNKDVARTYGAEIVAFDGSEKPLFALKQGNCLGYVYDQSMLQGKLLDDDWKAGYALPLKGILDAPWMMAVALGNTTLQTMVEDATKDWMKTGFVVAGERKWGIEPTAYSKAMHEKYKNATN; encoded by the coding sequence ATGCGCCCCATGTCCCGACGCCTCCTGACGAATGCCGCGCTGGCCGCCCTCGCGGCGATCCCGGCGCTGGCATGGCCCGGCCGGGCCTCGGCCGCGGACGGCGTCGACGCGATCAAGGTGCGCGGGACGCTGATCGTCGGCGTGAAGGCGGATTACAAACCCTTCGGCTTCCGCGATCCGAGCGGCGCGATCATCGGGCTGGAGCCCGACCTCGCCGCCGACCTCGCCAAGCGGCTCGGGGTGAAGCTGGAGCTGGTGCCGGTGGTCTCGGCCAACCGGATCGAGTTCCTCCAGCAGGGCAAGGTCGATCTCCTGATCGCCACGCTGTCGGACAAGCCGGAGCGCCGCCGCGTCGTGCAGGCGATCGACCCGCAATACTATTCCGACTTCGTCAACGTGCTGCTGCCCAAGACCGCCGGCATCACCGACTGGGCGCAGCTGAAGGGCAAGCCGCTCTGCGCGACCTCGGGGGCCTGGTACAACAAGGACGTCGCCCGCACCTACGGGGCGGAGATCGTCGCCTTCGACGGCTCCGAGAAGCCGCTCTTCGCGCTCAAGCAGGGCAACTGCCTGGGCTACGTCTACGACCAGAGCATGCTGCAGGGTAAGCTGCTCGACGACGACTGGAAGGCCGGCTACGCCCTCCCGCTCAAGGGCATCCTCGACGCGCCGTGGATGATGGCGGTGGCCCTGGGCAACACCACGCTCCAGACGATGGTCGAGGACGCGACCAAGGACTGGATGAAGACCGGCTTCGTCGTCGCCGGCGAGCGGAAGTGGGGCATCGAGCCCACCGCCTACTCGAAGGCGATGCACGAGAAGTACAAGAACGCGACCAACTGA
- the solA gene encoding N-methyl-L-tryptophan oxidase has product MTRRFDVAVLGLGAMGSAILYQLAKRGAAVVGLDRYAPPHALGSSHGETRITRQAVGEGRDYVPFVTASHRIWRELEAATGETLLNACGALVMAPGRGVSSHHGKPDFVGRSISAAQGAGIPHEVLDGAAVARRFPQFLNLAGDEKAYYEPGGGYVFPERCIAAQLTRATALGAEIRTGCEVLALDQDAAGIRIETSDGVILADRAVVAAGAWTAPLLGAPFDGLLTVRRQLLHWYALANESAYGPRAPVFIWMYGTTDTDYLYGFPPLAGERAIKVATEQYSTATTADAVARRVDPAESDAMYRLRVAGRLAGATPEVVRAAACVYTVTPDRGFIIDRHPGMDRVHVVSACSGHGFKHSAGIGEAVAADLAGGAGRPDLTPFALARFG; this is encoded by the coding sequence ATGACGCGCCGGTTCGACGTCGCGGTCCTGGGGCTCGGCGCGATGGGGAGCGCGATCCTCTACCAGCTGGCCAAGCGCGGGGCCGCGGTGGTGGGGCTCGACCGCTACGCGCCGCCGCACGCCCTCGGGTCGAGCCACGGTGAGACGCGGATCACCCGCCAGGCCGTCGGGGAAGGGCGCGACTACGTGCCCTTCGTCACCGCCTCGCATCGCATCTGGCGGGAGCTGGAGGCGGCCACCGGCGAGACGCTGCTGAACGCCTGCGGCGCCCTCGTCATGGCGCCCGGCCGCGGGGTCTCGTCCCATCACGGCAAGCCGGACTTCGTCGGCCGCTCGATCAGCGCCGCGCAGGGGGCCGGGATCCCGCACGAGGTGCTCGACGGGGCCGCGGTCGCCCGCCGCTTCCCGCAATTCCTGAACCTCGCGGGCGACGAGAAGGCCTATTACGAGCCCGGCGGCGGCTACGTCTTCCCGGAGCGCTGCATCGCGGCGCAGCTCACCCGCGCGACCGCCCTGGGGGCCGAGATCCGGACCGGCTGCGAAGTCCTGGCGCTGGATCAGGACGCGGCCGGCATCCGGATCGAGACCTCCGACGGCGTGATCCTGGCCGATCGCGCCGTGGTCGCGGCCGGCGCCTGGACCGCCCCGCTGCTCGGCGCCCCGTTCGACGGGCTGCTGACGGTCCGGCGCCAGCTCCTGCACTGGTACGCCCTGGCGAACGAATCCGCGTACGGGCCGCGCGCGCCCGTGTTCATCTGGATGTACGGGACCACCGACACGGATTACCTCTACGGCTTCCCGCCCCTGGCGGGGGAGCGCGCCATCAAGGTCGCGACCGAGCAGTACAGCACCGCCACCACGGCCGACGCCGTCGCGCGGCGCGTCGACCCCGCGGAATCCGACGCGATGTACCGCTTGCGCGTCGCGGGCCGGCTGGCCGGCGCCACCCCGGAGGTCGTCCGGGCCGCGGCCTGCGTCTACACGGTGACCCCCGACCGCGGCTTCATCATCGACCGGCATCCCGGGATGGACCGGGTGCACGTCGTCTCGGCCTGCTCGGGGCACGGCTTCAAGCATTCGGCGGGCATCGGCGAGGCGGTCGCCGCCGACCTGGCCGGAGGCGCCGGGCGACCCGACCTCACGCCGTTCGCCCTCGCACGCTTCGGTTGA
- a CDS encoding GlxA family transcriptional regulator produces MSQTSDAMPDPGGPAPGDRPQEIGFLLVPGFGLLSFASACEPFRAANDLAGRVLYRLRYFGEAGGRVASSSGAEVPTEELPRERGRLDTVFVCAGGDPTEWDRPAIHAGLRRMARFGVRVGGISGGPYLMAAAGLLAERAFTIHWEYAGATVEAFPDARLTRARFVADADRLTCGGGVAPLDMAHTLIAARLGAAFARRISDWFLHIAVGAADDPQRASAAERYGIHHPALLAVLETMETTVEAPLTRRAMARLAAVSARHLDRLFREKCGLSFSAQYRAIRLAHGRRLLRQSPLAIGEIATACSFSSAAHFSRSYRAQFGCSPSSDRRTAPERVA; encoded by the coding sequence ATGAGCCAAACCAGCGACGCGATGCCGGATCCGGGCGGCCCGGCCCCGGGGGATCGGCCGCAGGAGATCGGCTTCCTGCTGGTCCCGGGCTTCGGGTTGCTGTCGTTCGCCTCGGCCTGCGAGCCCTTCCGGGCGGCCAACGATCTCGCCGGCCGGGTCCTCTACCGGCTGCGCTACTTCGGCGAGGCCGGAGGCCGGGTCGCCTCGTCCTCGGGGGCGGAGGTCCCGACCGAGGAGCTGCCGCGCGAGCGCGGGCGCCTGGACACGGTCTTCGTCTGCGCGGGCGGCGACCCGACCGAGTGGGACAGGCCGGCGATCCATGCCGGGTTGCGGCGCATGGCCCGGTTCGGCGTCCGCGTCGGCGGTATATCGGGCGGCCCCTACCTGATGGCCGCGGCGGGGCTGCTGGCGGAGCGCGCCTTCACGATTCACTGGGAATACGCCGGCGCCACGGTCGAGGCGTTTCCGGACGCGCGCCTCACGCGGGCGCGCTTCGTCGCCGATGCCGACCGCCTGACCTGCGGCGGCGGGGTCGCCCCCCTCGACATGGCGCACACGCTGATCGCCGCGCGCCTGGGGGCGGCCTTCGCGCGCCGCATCTCGGACTGGTTCCTACACATTGCGGTGGGCGCCGCCGACGACCCGCAGCGCGCCTCCGCGGCGGAGCGGTACGGCATCCACCACCCGGCCCTGCTCGCCGTCCTCGAAACGATGGAGACGACCGTCGAAGCGCCGCTCACCCGCCGGGCCATGGCCCGCCTCGCCGCGGTCAGCGCGCGCCACCTCGACCGCCTCTTCCGCGAGAAGTGCGGCCTGAGCTTCTCGGCCCAGTACCGCGCCATCCGCCTCGCCCACGGCCGGCGGCTGCTGCGCCAGAGCCCGCTTGCGATCGGGGAGATCGCGACCGCCTGCAGCTTCTCGAGCGCCGCCCACTTTTCCCGCAGCTACCGGGCCCAGTTCGGGTGCAGCCCGTCCTCGGACCGGCGCACGGCGCCCGAGCGCGTGGCCTGA